The following proteins are co-located in the Gossypium hirsutum isolate 1008001.06 chromosome A02, Gossypium_hirsutum_v2.1, whole genome shotgun sequence genome:
- the LOC107932154 gene encoding uncharacterized protein: protein MDDAFGSGQKDERGEDKSLQNLDNNRDMSGENGTDYSELKLKMLARRVSPQHALILSVGKRLEAGKSLMKDSFLPSIFSVGNTVPRHVVTLDEKYLRRCLELIFINAAKAAQCNISVNLSSVEMSILSDGLNSPNIGDEDACDFQRFVFDCPLAVGTGGVVIRPVGQWVSSKTGSRSMVNILKSPLLQKFGASDVRPSSNAVKRSVSYDFMNSPGSFSNYSSHKLGSETPISEIRKYGSETAHKQRVSESSTDSTCSDQSFSSTSTAISRGMLQCTWKGGIPYFVFSLDNRKEVYVANLSKEGSARGKGPDFMYSFHSSKGSHKEHGISDDESHLVAKMKVMTSFSICPQGSKIMETEFVLFSGNETFNPEVQTLSYNHRKNRGLPKKVVEAFKSSHSSKPRTIPRLWSSSIVEDSSWGPCHDTVNGPNSLNKMDLLEEEFSPNLELATIVVRNHLPKNPLPEVGGWGLKFLKKAGVTAAASVPCDCSLNTDDCSTSTDILVPVGIHGGPRNGGPSSLIERWRSGGHCDCGGWDLGCPLTVLRARASKQRGLPSTDTSEACKLFDFFVQGSKHGTPTLRIANVHDGLYFLHFQTTLSALQSFSIAVAYIHAQSPNFRQKNVKLSR, encoded by the exons ATGGATGATGCTTTTGGTAGTGGTCAGAAAGATGAGCGGGGGGAAGACAAGTCACTGCAAAACTTGGACAATAACAGGGACATGTCGGGAGAGAATGGAACGGATTATTccgaattaaaattgaaaatgctGGCAAGAAGGGTAAGCCCACAGCATGCTCTGATATTAAGTGTTGGTAAACGATTAGAGGCTGGAAAAAGTCTTATGAAGGATTCATTTCTTCCGAGTATTTTTAGTGTAGGCAATACAGTACCGAGGCATGTAGTTACTCTAGATGAGAAATACCTTCGTCGCTGCCTGGAATTGATTTTTATCAATGCAGCAAAAGCCGCTCAATGCAACATATCCGTGAACTTGAGCTCCGTAGAAATGAGCATTTTATCCGATGGATTGAATTCACCTAACATCGGGGATGAAGATGCTTGTGACTTCCAAAGGTTTGTTTTCGACTGTCCACTAGCAGTTGGGACTGGTGGAGTAGTCATTCGTCCTGTAGGACAGTGGGTAAGTTCAAAAACGGGCAGCCGGAGTATGGTGAATATATTGAAGAGCCCGTTGTTACAAAAATTCGGTGCATCGGATGTCCGTCCAAGTTCGAATGCTGTTAAAAGATCAGTAAGTTATGACTTCATGAACTCTCCTGGTAGTTTCAGTAACTATTCCTCACATAAGCTAGGAAGTGAAACACCCATATCCGAAATTCGTAAATATGGATCCGAGACTGCGCATAAACAGCGCGTTTCTGAGTCAAGTACAGACTCAACATGCTCTGACCAGTCATTTTCTTCGACTTCTACGGCAATTTCACGGGGAATGCTTCAATGCACATGGAAGGGTGGGATTCCATATTTTGTTTTCTCCTTAGATAATCGGAAGGAGGTATATGTAGCCAATTTGTCAAAGGAAGGATCAGCTCGGGGTAAGGGTCCGGACTTTATGTACTCCTTCCATTCAAGCAAGGGTAGCCATAAGGAACACGGGATTAGTGATGATGAGTCACACCTTGTTGCTAAGATGAAGGTAATGACTTCTTTCTCGATCTGCCCCCAAGGTTCTAAAATCATGGAGACGGAGTTCGTTTTGTTTAGTGGTAATGAAACTTTTAACCCGGAGGTGCAAACTCTGAGCTATAACCATAGGAAGAATAGAGGTCTACCGAAAAAGGTAGTGGAAGCATTCAAGAGCAGTCACTCATCCAAACCGAGAACAATACCGAGATTATGGTCTAGTTCCATAGTTGAGGATTCTTCTTGGGGTCCATGCCATGATACAGTCAACGGTCCTAATTCACTCAATAAAATGGATCTCTTAGAGGAAGAATTTTCACCGAATCTTGAATTGGCCACCATTGTTGTGAGGAACCATTTGCCTAAAAATCCTCTTCCGGAAGTTGGAGGTTGGGGCTTAAAGTTCCTCAAGAAAGCGGGGGTTACTGCAGCAGCCTCGGTTCCATGCGATTGTTCTCTGAATACCGATGATTGCTCAACAAGTACAGATATCCTAGTCCCGGTAGGCATTCATGGTGGTCCAAGAAATGGTGGCCCTTCTTCTCTTATCGAAAGATGGAGATCCGGTGGACATTGTGACTGTGGTGGTTGGGACTTGGGCTGTCCGCTGACCGTACTTAGAGCCAGAGCAAGTAAGCAGCGAGGTTTGCCTTCAACAGATACCTCTGAGGCATGCAAGTTATTCGATTTTTTCGTTCAG ggcTCGAAGCACGGTACCCCGACATTGAGGATAGCAAATGTTCATGATGGCCTGTATTTTCTTCATTTCCAAACAACACTCTCAGCCCTGCAGTCATTCTCCATTGCAGTGGCATACATCCATGCTCAAAGTCCAAATTTCCGACAGAAAAATGTAAAGCTGTCGAGGTAG